The proteins below are encoded in one region of Micromonospora pisi:
- a CDS encoding helix-turn-helix transcriptional regulator, translating into MDSRTEIRDFLTSRRAKITPERAGLPDYGGHRRVAGLRREEVALLAGVSVDYYIRLERGNLTGVSDSVLAALDRALQLDEAERAHLRDLARAANTSAVTARVRRRAAPHLRPAVQRLMDAMTMAPAYVRNGRLDVLGANHLGRAVFAPVFDTAARVPNIAWFLFLDPVAHDFHVDWESLAKDTVALLRAEAGRNPCDRGLSDLIGELSTRSDVFRTWWAVHDVRLHRSGVKRLHHPVVGELTLAYESMELTADPGLRLNAYSAEAGSPAQDALNLLASWTTPVREQPVGYRGE; encoded by the coding sequence GTGGACAGCAGAACCGAGATCCGCGACTTCCTCACCTCCCGCCGTGCCAAGATCACGCCGGAACGGGCGGGCCTGCCTGACTACGGCGGCCATCGCCGGGTGGCGGGTCTGCGTCGCGAGGAGGTGGCGCTGCTGGCCGGCGTCAGCGTGGATTACTACATCCGGCTGGAGCGCGGCAATCTGACGGGCGTGTCGGACAGCGTCCTGGCGGCTCTCGACCGGGCGTTGCAGCTGGACGAGGCCGAGCGGGCGCACCTGCGGGATCTGGCGCGGGCGGCGAACACCAGCGCCGTCACGGCGCGTGTCCGGCGTCGTGCCGCTCCGCATCTGCGTCCGGCGGTTCAGCGGCTGATGGACGCGATGACCATGGCGCCCGCGTACGTGCGAAACGGCCGGCTGGACGTTCTCGGTGCCAACCACCTCGGCCGGGCCGTCTTCGCGCCGGTGTTCGACACGGCGGCGCGGGTGCCGAACATCGCCTGGTTCTTGTTCCTCGACCCGGTCGCGCACGATTTCCATGTCGATTGGGAGAGCCTCGCCAAGGACACGGTGGCGCTGTTGCGGGCCGAGGCCGGACGTAACCCGTGCGACCGGGGGCTGAGCGATCTGATCGGGGAGTTGTCCACCCGCAGCGACGTGTTCCGCACCTGGTGGGCGGTGCACGACGTGCGGCTGCACCGCAGTGGCGTCAAGCGCCTGCACCATCCGGTGGTCGGTGAGCTGACCCTGGCGTACGAGTCGATGGAGCTGACCGCCGACCCGGGACTCCGGCTGAACGCCTACAGCGCGGAAGCGGGCAGCCCGGCCCAGGACGCGCTCAACCTCCTGGCGAGTTGGACGACCCCGGTACGGGAGCAGCCGGTCGGGTACCGGGGCGAATGA
- a CDS encoding aldo/keto reductase — MEHRPLGRTGVSVSKLCLGTMMFGAWGTRDHDESIRIINRALDAGVNFVDTADVYSQGESEVIVGKALAGRRDDIVLATKFFMPFDDNPNHRGGSRRWIMQSVENSLRRLGTDYIDLYQMHRYDPAVDLDETLGALTDLVRAGKIRYIGHSTFPASAIVDAQYIARDRARERFVTEQPTYSILTRGIENEILPLAQRYGMGVIPYSPLAGGWLSGRYRKDGDSTGPMSEARKRLANRFDMSLPENQRKLDAADRLAKLADEAGLTLVQLAIAFVLRHPAVTAPIIGPRTMEHLDSQLAAADVVLTDDVLDRIDEIVAPGVTLNPADNGWVSPSLQPAARRR, encoded by the coding sequence ATGGAACACCGCCCGTTGGGACGCACCGGCGTCTCGGTCAGCAAGCTGTGCCTCGGCACGATGATGTTCGGTGCGTGGGGCACCAGGGACCACGACGAGAGCATCAGGATCATCAACCGGGCGCTCGACGCCGGGGTGAATTTCGTGGACACCGCCGATGTCTACTCGCAGGGCGAGTCCGAGGTCATCGTGGGCAAGGCGCTGGCCGGACGCCGCGACGACATCGTGCTCGCGACGAAGTTCTTCATGCCGTTCGACGACAACCCGAACCACCGGGGTGGCTCCCGGCGTTGGATCATGCAGTCGGTCGAGAACTCGTTGCGGCGACTCGGCACCGACTACATCGACCTGTACCAGATGCACCGCTACGACCCGGCCGTCGACCTCGACGAGACGCTGGGCGCGCTCACCGACCTGGTACGCGCGGGAAAGATCCGTTACATCGGTCACTCGACGTTCCCGGCCTCGGCGATCGTCGACGCGCAGTACATCGCCCGGGACCGCGCCCGCGAACGGTTCGTGACCGAGCAGCCCACGTACTCGATCCTCACCCGTGGTATCGAGAACGAGATCCTGCCGCTGGCCCAGCGCTACGGCATGGGCGTGATCCCGTACAGCCCGCTCGCCGGTGGCTGGCTCTCCGGGCGCTACCGCAAGGACGGTGACAGCACCGGACCGATGTCGGAGGCGCGCAAGCGGCTCGCCAACCGGTTCGACATGTCGCTGCCGGAGAACCAGCGCAAGCTCGACGCCGCCGACCGGCTCGCGAAGCTGGCCGACGAGGCCGGGCTGACCCTCGTACAGTTGGCGATCGCCTTCGTGCTGCGGCACCCGGCCGTCACCGCGCCCATCATCGGCCCCCGGACCATGGAACATCTCGACTCCCAGTTGGCCGCGGCCGACGTGGTGCTCACCGATGACGTGCTGGACCGTATCGACGAGATCGTGGCGCCCGGCGTCACCCTCAACCCGGCCGACAACGGCTGGGTGAGCCCGTCCCTGCAACCGGCCGCACGCCGCCGTTGA
- a CDS encoding methyltransferase, whose translation MSTTSAAPQTGSIEPLRELFYAHYRFQYLSAAFQFGLFELLGREPGLNRAQIADRLGIENQPARILLLGCTSAGLLRKEEDRYFNTPVSEPLAGKIDDVPAAFVPWEQHVNYRPMAWFYESLKENTNVGMQREIAGTSDTLYGRLAGDPKLEVTFHNMMGSVSRLVAEELVQQLDLSAYTHLLDIGGGTAVNATYLARRWPNLQVTIVDLPSVAEAANAKIASLGLGDRVRAIGLDAFNDEFPKGCDAVLFGHFLEIWSIERNKDLIAKASRAVEPGAGIFVVTPGADDDETGPDLAAALSAYFQTVASGEGMVYTCAEYEQWFAETGFEPTGRLYVGGLGDVVISGVKR comes from the coding sequence ATGTCAACCACGTCCGCCGCGCCGCAGACCGGCTCGATCGAACCGCTCCGGGAGCTGTTCTACGCGCACTACCGGTTCCAGTACCTGAGCGCGGCCTTCCAGTTCGGCCTCTTCGAACTTCTGGGCCGTGAGCCCGGACTCAACCGGGCGCAGATCGCCGACCGGTTGGGGATCGAGAACCAGCCGGCCCGCATCCTGCTGCTCGGCTGCACCTCGGCCGGCCTGCTCCGCAAGGAGGAGGACCGCTACTTCAACACGCCCGTCTCCGAGCCGCTCGCCGGGAAGATCGACGACGTGCCGGCCGCCTTCGTCCCGTGGGAGCAGCACGTCAACTACCGGCCGATGGCCTGGTTCTACGAGTCGCTCAAGGAGAACACCAACGTCGGCATGCAGCGCGAGATCGCCGGCACCTCGGACACCCTGTACGGGCGCCTCGCCGGTGACCCCAAGCTGGAGGTCACCTTCCACAACATGATGGGCTCGGTCAGCCGCCTGGTCGCCGAGGAGCTGGTGCAGCAGCTGGACCTGTCGGCGTACACCCATCTGCTCGACATCGGCGGCGGCACCGCGGTCAACGCCACCTACCTGGCCCGGCGCTGGCCGAACCTCCAGGTCACCATCGTCGACCTGCCGTCCGTCGCCGAGGCCGCCAACGCCAAGATTGCCTCGCTCGGTCTCGGTGACCGGGTACGGGCCATCGGCCTCGACGCGTTCAACGACGAGTTCCCCAAGGGGTGCGACGCCGTCCTCTTCGGGCACTTCCTGGAGATCTGGTCGATCGAGCGGAACAAGGACCTGATCGCGAAGGCGTCCCGGGCGGTCGAGCCGGGTGCGGGCATCTTCGTGGTCACGCCCGGTGCGGACGACGACGAGACCGGTCCCGACCTGGCCGCCGCACTCTCGGCGTACTTCCAGACCGTCGCCTCCGGCGAGGGCATGGTCTACACCTGCGCCGAGTACGAGCAGTGGTTCGCCGAGACCGGTTTCGAGCCCACCGGCCGGCTCTACGTCGGTGGCCTCGGCGACGTGGTGATCTCCGGGGTCAAGCGGTAG
- a CDS encoding methyltransferase domain-containing protein, whose product MTTSSVDVAQFTVVDGAPDSAWFINFMDVANALPEYAKIRRTLADGLGDLHGRNILDVGCGTGDDARELAEMVGPGGQVTGTDVSAAMVDEAQRRSAGSALPVTFRVDDVRNLAAADGTFDAVRAKLVLMHCADIDAAARELVRVTRSGGRIAVFDYDFDLTTVDHPDRDTTRELVRFCSDSHPNNWSGRQLARRFLDLGLRDITVVPHTVVMPLSFFQISVGNRLASAQADGSLGMSATELAAWWAPLHEAESQGRFFASLTGFAVSATR is encoded by the coding sequence ATGACCACTTCAAGCGTCGACGTGGCGCAGTTCACCGTGGTGGACGGCGCCCCGGATTCGGCCTGGTTCATCAATTTCATGGACGTGGCGAACGCCCTGCCCGAATACGCGAAAATTCGTCGCACCCTGGCCGACGGCCTCGGCGACCTGCACGGCAGGAACATTCTCGACGTGGGTTGCGGTACGGGTGACGACGCCCGCGAACTCGCCGAAATGGTCGGCCCCGGTGGTCAGGTGACCGGAACCGACGTCAGTGCCGCGATGGTCGACGAGGCGCAGCGCCGCAGCGCGGGTTCGGCCCTTCCGGTCACATTCCGGGTGGATGACGTACGGAATCTCGCGGCCGCCGACGGAACGTTCGACGCCGTACGGGCGAAACTGGTGCTGATGCATTGTGCGGACATCGACGCCGCCGCCCGGGAATTGGTCCGGGTGACCCGGTCCGGTGGCCGGATCGCCGTTTTCGACTACGATTTCGACCTCACCACCGTCGACCATCCCGACCGTGACACCACCCGGGAACTCGTACGGTTCTGCTCGGACAGCCACCCGAACAACTGGAGTGGCCGGCAGTTGGCCCGCCGGTTCCTCGACCTGGGTCTGCGTGACATCACGGTGGTTCCGCACACCGTGGTCATGCCGCTGAGCTTCTTCCAGATCTCGGTCGGCAACCGACTCGCCAGCGCCCAGGCCGACGGCAGCCTCGGCATGTCGGCAACGGAACTCGCCGCCTGGTGGGCGCCGCTGCACGAGGCGGAGTCCCAGGGCCGGTTCTTCGCCTCGTTGACCGGTTTCGCCGTCTCCGCGACCCGCTAA
- a CDS encoding alpha/beta hydrolase — MSTKPTIILVHGAWHGAWCWSRLEPELVRRGIGVRALELTSHGTDPAVVGDLRSDVELVRNTVKEVDGPAVLLGHSYGGLVISEAADGLDQVTKLIFMGAFFPEVGDSMRSLTGGGRAPWLDITDGLMSVAPGWGRKLFYSDCDPAVAEDAERRLLPQSAASFGQEVQATAWRTIDSTYIVCTDDQAVSPAAQRRWASMVNETVVLRGGHSPMLSQPGRVAELIDERI; from the coding sequence GTGTCCACCAAGCCCACAATCATTCTCGTCCACGGCGCCTGGCACGGTGCGTGGTGCTGGTCCCGGCTCGAACCGGAGCTGGTCCGGCGCGGCATCGGGGTGCGCGCCCTGGAGCTGACCAGCCACGGCACCGACCCGGCGGTGGTCGGCGACCTGCGCAGCGACGTCGAGCTGGTCCGGAACACGGTCAAGGAGGTCGACGGCCCGGCGGTGCTGCTCGGCCACTCGTACGGCGGTCTGGTCATCTCGGAGGCCGCCGACGGTCTGGACCAGGTGACGAAGCTGATCTTCATGGGGGCGTTCTTCCCCGAGGTCGGCGACTCGATGAGGAGCCTGACCGGCGGCGGCCGGGCGCCCTGGCTCGACATCACCGACGGCCTGATGAGCGTGGCCCCGGGCTGGGGACGGAAGCTGTTCTACAGCGACTGCGACCCGGCGGTGGCCGAGGACGCCGAGCGGCGGCTGCTGCCGCAGTCGGCCGCGTCGTTCGGCCAGGAGGTCCAGGCCACGGCGTGGCGCACCATCGACTCGACGTACATCGTCTGCACCGACGACCAGGCGGTCTCGCCGGCGGCGCAGCGGCGCTGGGCCTCGATGGTCAACGAGACCGTCGTACTGCGCGGCGGCCACTCCCCCATGCTGTCGCAGCCGGGCCGGGTCGCCGAACTGATCGACGAGCGGATCTGA
- a CDS encoding cupin domain-containing protein, whose product MTHPINQTKPAVLVVPAGDGIKLWVPEEPPKNLVDGEGPQMSTYTFMTTADNTGGALAVVDTVVPPGNGPPEHMHDDADESFYVLEGEFEIVADGESFHIKQGDFVFVPRGTRHIWKNYTESDGRLLRIYTPGGHEKFFIEIGRPAEPGKPAPRLTVEDVNRAEATVVKYYG is encoded by the coding sequence GTGACACACCCCATCAACCAAACGAAACCCGCAGTTCTGGTCGTGCCGGCCGGCGATGGAATCAAGCTGTGGGTTCCGGAGGAACCGCCGAAGAACCTCGTCGACGGCGAGGGCCCGCAGATGTCGACGTACACGTTCATGACGACCGCCGACAACACCGGCGGCGCACTCGCCGTGGTCGACACGGTGGTACCTCCGGGAAACGGTCCGCCGGAGCACATGCACGACGACGCGGACGAGTCCTTCTACGTACTGGAGGGCGAATTCGAAATCGTGGCCGACGGCGAGTCGTTCCACATCAAGCAGGGCGATTTCGTTTTCGTGCCACGCGGTACGCGCCACATCTGGAAGAACTACACCGAGTCCGACGGGCGCCTGTTGCGCATCTACACGCCCGGCGGTCACGAGAAGTTCTTCATCGAGATCGGTCGACCGGCGGAGCCGGGCAAGCCGGCGCCCCGGCTCACCGTCGAGGACGTCAATCGCGCCGAGGCGACCGTCGTTAAGTACTACGGCTGA
- a CDS encoding MFS transporter codes for MSEAGLGSATTRQAERDPWVVFSLLAVAQFMVVLDAGIVYVALPSIMSDLGFSQTGLAWVMDAYMLAFGGFMLLAGRAADLLGRRRVLIVGLVVFAVASLACGVAEEAWQLIAARVVQGLGAAMVSPVALALITDIFKEGPDRYKAFGLFGGVGGLAGASGVLFGGLLTAVAWQLAFLINVPIIIAVLIAGLRMVPNHRPTATGGVDVVGAVVGTGGLCLLLYGVLRGGVEGWASVTTLLTFVVAVLLLAAFVIRQLRAPAPLIPRMLFRLRNVVLGNLGNATVGALMFGVFYVVSLFLQQVRGFSPLQAALLTAPISLALFLSSQVTIRMFGRLSPVDALAGGLAIQAVALGWWAAAIGPESQVFVTFVLPGMLWGFGMGAAIVAAFVVCTSGLHGAVQGAASGLVSTTLQVGGAAGVVVLSAVAHDVTTGGSAASALEALATGQSYALWTAAAIAVIGLPFVLWLRTSWRPPAPHHAPADEPRVPAEAA; via the coding sequence ATGAGTGAAGCCGGGCTGGGCTCGGCCACCACGCGCCAGGCAGAGCGAGACCCATGGGTGGTCTTCTCGTTGCTCGCGGTGGCCCAGTTCATGGTGGTGCTCGATGCCGGAATCGTCTACGTGGCGCTGCCGTCGATCATGAGTGACCTGGGCTTCTCCCAGACCGGGTTGGCCTGGGTCATGGACGCGTACATGCTGGCCTTCGGCGGCTTCATGCTGCTGGCCGGTCGCGCCGCCGACCTGCTGGGGCGCCGTCGGGTGCTGATCGTCGGGCTGGTGGTGTTCGCGGTGGCCTCGCTGGCCTGCGGCGTCGCGGAGGAGGCGTGGCAACTGATCGCCGCGCGGGTGGTGCAGGGTCTCGGCGCGGCGATGGTCTCGCCGGTCGCACTGGCGCTGATCACCGACATCTTCAAGGAGGGCCCCGACCGGTACAAGGCGTTCGGGCTGTTCGGTGGCGTGGGCGGGCTCGCCGGTGCCAGCGGTGTCCTCTTCGGTGGCCTGCTCACCGCGGTCGCGTGGCAGTTGGCCTTCCTGATCAACGTACCGATCATCATCGCGGTCCTGATCGCCGGTCTGCGGATGGTGCCGAACCACCGGCCGACCGCTACCGGTGGCGTCGACGTGGTCGGGGCGGTGGTCGGTACCGGTGGCCTCTGCCTGCTCCTCTACGGCGTGCTGCGCGGCGGGGTCGAGGGTTGGGCCTCGGTCACCACCCTGCTCACCTTCGTCGTCGCGGTGCTCCTGCTGGCGGCGTTCGTGATCCGTCAGCTCCGCGCCCCGGCGCCGCTCATCCCGCGGATGCTGTTCCGGTTGCGCAATGTCGTCCTCGGCAACCTCGGCAACGCCACCGTCGGCGCGCTGATGTTCGGCGTGTTCTACGTCGTCAGCCTCTTCCTGCAGCAGGTACGCGGTTTCAGTCCGTTGCAGGCGGCGCTGCTGACGGCCCCGATCAGCCTCGCCCTCTTCCTCTCCTCGCAGGTCACGATCCGGATGTTCGGCAGGTTGAGTCCGGTCGACGCGCTGGCCGGGGGGTTGGCCATCCAGGCGGTCGCGCTCGGCTGGTGGGCCGCGGCGATCGGCCCGGAGAGCCAGGTGTTCGTCACCTTCGTCCTGCCCGGAATGCTCTGGGGCTTCGGCATGGGGGCCGCGATCGTGGCGGCGTTCGTGGTCTGCACCAGCGGCCTGCACGGCGCGGTCCAGGGGGCGGCGTCGGGCCTGGTCAGCACCACCTTGCAGGTGGGTGGGGCGGCTGGTGTCGTGGTGCTCAGCGCGGTCGCCCACGACGTGACCACCGGGGGCAGTGCCGCCTCGGCGCTGGAGGCGTTGGCGACGGGTCAGAGCTACGCGCTCTGGACGGCGGCGGCGATCGCCGTGATCGGGCTTCCCTTCGTGCTGTGGCTGCGTACCTCGTGGCGTCCGCCGGCACCGCACCACGCGCCGGCGGACGAACCCCGGGTCCCGGCCGAGGCCGCCTGA
- a CDS encoding chorismate mutase — protein MLHHEVTTVLAGPPLGEPEPERSDVDILHDQLEQLDGELLSLVRRRTALAHRLRRARAESGATRFAHDRELSVVRRFQLLGPGGGELGVLLLRLAR, from the coding sequence GTGCTACATCACGAGGTAACCACCGTCCTGGCCGGCCCGCCCCTCGGCGAGCCAGAGCCGGAACGAAGCGACGTCGACATCCTGCACGACCAGTTGGAGCAGCTGGACGGTGAGCTGCTCAGCCTGGTCCGCAGGCGCACCGCCCTGGCCCACCGGCTCCGGCGGGCGCGGGCGGAGAGCGGGGCGACCCGGTTCGCGCACGACCGCGAGCTGTCCGTCGTGCGTCGCTTCCAACTGCTCGGCCCCGGCGGCGGCGAGCTGGGGGTGCTGCTGCTGCGGCTGGCCCGCTGA
- a CDS encoding anthranilate synthase family protein yields the protein MITGPEAAAFALVRRPHSAGTDEVEILVGEMSTVDVIAELPLPDLTPVDTPTHDLLAIMPFRQITERGFACYDDQSPLLAMTVRAQGTASVDEVLRHVPDIPIDLRDGDFDIDDESYATVVRQVLANEIGRGTGSNFVIKRSFTGEVANCSRETVLALFRRLLVQELGAYWTFVVHTGDRTFVGATPERHVSLDDGTVTMNPISGTYRYPAEGPVLPEVLRFLADPKEADELYMVVDEELKMMGRVCDQGGRVVGPYLKEMARLAHTEYLLEGRSSLDVREIMRETMFAPTVTGSPLQSACQVISRYERTGRGYYSGVLALVGREAQRRTLDSAILIRTAEIDRTGGLRIGVGATLVRHSDADSEVAETRAKAAGLLAALGAVPAPEVGAGTTGSRPALFGTHPAVRHALEARNTRLARFWLDHRATDADRAPDLVDRRILVIDAEDTFTSMLAHQIRSLGPAVDVRRFDEEHDPDGYDLVVVGPGPGDPRDVHHRKIGALRRSTAHLLARGTPLLSICLGHQVLGSLLGFELVRRGVPNQGVQLDIDYFGRTRTVGFYNTFMLRCESDQVYRPELVPGVVRVSRDPATGEVYGLRGRGFASLQFHPESVLTQDGPQVLNDLISTLLPARTVAA from the coding sequence ATGATCACCGGACCGGAAGCAGCCGCCTTCGCGCTCGTACGCAGGCCGCACTCCGCCGGTACGGACGAGGTGGAGATCCTGGTCGGTGAGATGTCCACCGTGGACGTCATCGCGGAACTCCCACTGCCGGATCTCACCCCGGTCGACACGCCGACCCACGACCTGCTCGCCATCATGCCGTTCCGTCAGATCACCGAACGCGGCTTCGCCTGCTACGACGACCAGAGCCCGCTGCTGGCGATGACCGTGCGTGCCCAGGGGACGGCGAGCGTCGACGAGGTGCTGCGTCACGTACCCGACATCCCGATCGACCTGCGCGACGGGGATTTCGACATCGACGACGAGAGCTACGCGACGGTCGTACGTCAGGTCCTGGCCAACGAGATCGGACGCGGCACCGGCTCCAACTTCGTGATCAAGCGTTCGTTCACCGGCGAGGTCGCGAACTGTTCGCGAGAGACCGTACTCGCCCTGTTCCGGCGGCTGCTCGTGCAGGAACTCGGCGCCTACTGGACGTTCGTCGTCCACACCGGCGACCGGACCTTCGTCGGGGCGACACCGGAGCGGCACGTCAGCCTCGACGACGGCACCGTGACGATGAACCCGATCAGCGGCACCTACCGGTATCCGGCGGAAGGTCCGGTCCTCCCGGAGGTGCTGCGCTTCCTCGCCGACCCTAAGGAGGCCGACGAGCTGTACATGGTCGTCGACGAGGAACTCAAGATGATGGGGCGGGTGTGTGACCAGGGCGGGCGGGTGGTGGGCCCGTACCTGAAGGAGATGGCCCGCCTCGCCCACACCGAGTACCTGCTGGAGGGGCGGAGCTCGCTGGACGTACGCGAGATCATGCGGGAGACGATGTTCGCCCCGACGGTCACCGGCAGCCCGTTGCAGAGCGCCTGCCAGGTGATCAGCCGCTACGAGCGGACCGGACGCGGTTACTACAGCGGGGTGCTGGCCCTGGTCGGGCGGGAGGCGCAGCGTCGTACCCTCGACTCCGCCATCCTGATCCGGACGGCCGAGATCGACCGGACCGGCGGGTTGCGCATCGGCGTCGGCGCCACCCTCGTCCGGCACTCGGACGCCGACTCCGAGGTCGCCGAGACCCGGGCCAAGGCCGCCGGCCTGCTGGCCGCACTCGGCGCCGTACCGGCCCCCGAGGTCGGCGCCGGGACGACCGGCTCCCGGCCGGCGCTCTTCGGCACCCACCCCGCGGTACGTCACGCGCTCGAAGCGCGCAACACCAGGCTCGCCCGGTTCTGGCTCGATCACCGGGCCACCGACGCCGACCGGGCACCGGACCTCGTCGACCGGCGGATCCTGGTGATCGACGCCGAGGACACCTTCACGTCGATGCTGGCGCACCAGATCCGCTCGCTCGGACCGGCCGTCGACGTCCGACGCTTCGACGAGGAGCACGACCCCGACGGGTACGACCTGGTGGTAGTCGGTCCGGGGCCGGGTGACCCGCGCGACGTACACCATCGGAAGATCGGCGCCCTGCGGCGCAGCACCGCACACCTGCTCGCCCGTGGCACCCCGCTGCTCTCGATCTGCCTCGGGCACCAGGTGCTCGGCTCGTTGCTCGGCTTCGAGTTGGTCCGGCGCGGCGTGCCGAACCAGGGCGTGCAGCTCGACATCGACTACTTCGGGCGTACCCGCACCGTCGGCTTCTACAACACCTTCATGCTCCGCTGTGAAAGCGACCAGGTGTACCGCCCCGAGCTGGTGCCGGGGGTGGTCCGGGTGAGCCGCGACCCCGCCACCGGGGAGGTGTACGGCCTGCGTGGTCGCGGGTTCGCCTCACTCCAGTTCCACCCGGAGTCGGTGCTCACCCAGGACGGGCCCCAGGTGCTGAACGACCTCATCTCGACACTCCTGCCGGCCCGGACCGTGGCGGCCTGA
- a CDS encoding malonic semialdehyde reductase, which produces MTITSSPTDHIAIDQQAQDLLFREARSANTFTDEPVGDDQVQAIYDLVKWAPTSYNQQPLRVVLVRTPEARERLVSLMYDSNQAKTRSAPLTAIMAADCDFHENLPSQFPIFPQAKDVFFADPAVREESARLNATLQVAYFILGVRAAGLAAGPMSGFDSQAVDREFFPDGKSKTLCVINIGRPGENAWWDRLPRLPHTDVFSTV; this is translated from the coding sequence ATGACCATCACGTCCAGCCCGACCGATCACATCGCCATCGATCAGCAAGCCCAGGACCTGCTGTTCCGCGAAGCGCGGTCGGCCAACACGTTCACCGACGAGCCGGTCGGCGACGATCAGGTGCAGGCGATCTACGACCTGGTCAAGTGGGCGCCCACCTCCTACAACCAGCAGCCGCTGCGGGTGGTGCTGGTCCGCACGCCCGAGGCCCGCGAACGGCTGGTGTCGCTGATGTACGACAGCAACCAGGCCAAGACCAGGAGTGCTCCGCTGACCGCGATCATGGCGGCCGACTGCGACTTCCACGAGAACCTGCCCAGCCAGTTCCCGATCTTCCCGCAGGCCAAGGACGTCTTCTTCGCCGACCCGGCGGTACGCGAGGAGTCGGCCCGGCTGAACGCGACCCTCCAGGTCGCGTACTTCATCCTCGGCGTACGCGCCGCTGGGCTGGCCGCCGGTCCGATGAGCGGATTCGACAGCCAGGCCGTGGACCGCGAGTTCTTCCCCGACGGCAAGAGCAAGACCCTGTGCGTGATCAACATCGGCCGTCCCGGCGAGAACGCGTGGTGGGACCGGCTGCCCCGACTGCCGCACACCGACGTGTTCAGCACCGTCTGA
- a CDS encoding cupin domain-containing protein: MSVPVGGGSPMHVHPATDEAFQVLAGELEMVERDRAFRARAGDFVLVPRGVPHGYRATGDTPARLVFLLSPTGFVELLESGAVRDPGHRPII, from the coding sequence ATGTCCGTGCCGGTGGGCGGGGGCTCGCCGATGCACGTACATCCGGCCACCGACGAGGCGTTCCAGGTGCTGGCCGGGGAGCTGGAGATGGTCGAGCGGGACCGGGCCTTCCGGGCTCGGGCGGGCGACTTCGTGCTGGTCCCGCGTGGGGTTCCGCACGGCTACCGGGCGACCGGGGACACCCCGGCGCGGCTGGTGTTCCTGCTGTCGCCGACCGGCTTCGTCGAGCTGCTCGAATCCGGTGCGGTACGCGATCCGGGCCACCGACCGATCATCTGA